One segment of Drosophila ananassae strain 14024-0371.13 chromosome 3R, ASM1763931v2, whole genome shotgun sequence DNA contains the following:
- the LOC6497128 gene encoding uncharacterized protein LOC6497128, with protein MPFNKPPEISFPIHNSHFNKTMANVKVACVLALTAPLLLYAFRNVPHKRKYKYFYSHYDPLDAFDRMMNGGYLESCPPGSGGKKDKDKDKDKKKKK; from the exons ATGCCGTTTAATAAG ccCCCGGAAATATCGTTTCCTATACACAATAGCCACTTCAACAAGACTATGGCCAATGTTAAAGTGGCATGTGTACTGGCCCTAACTGCTCCTCTCTTGTTGTACGCTTTCCGGAATGTACCACATAAGAGGAAGTATAAGTACTTCTATTCGCACTACGATCCTTTGGATGCCTTCGATCGCATGATGAACGGAGGCTACTTGGAGTCATGTCCTCCTGGCAGTGGAGGCAAGAAGGACAAAGACAAAGACAAGgacaaaaagaagaagaaataa
- the LOC6498390 gene encoding venom dipeptidyl peptidase 4 isoform X1: MHDKLQSVALLALAALLCLGPSAQAAVLGRAADEEGGANKTAWELTEALSGTSGLRSFNGTWITDEEFYYTASDRSIHKYNAATKTDSIFQASSFLNNYVGATFTLSADNTKILIRHNLTEKFRHSYIAQYDVYDIETNTTVQIHKGEKLQYCGWSPLRDRLAYVYLNNVYIHFNENLEISITDDGVDGVVYNGVPDWVYEEEVLSSGSAIWWSADGTKLAVGFFDDTEVETFNYFIYGDGDTTYYQYPHEEHLKYPKSGTKNPLVSLRVYDVADNDPTMRPIVAPVEVVGTDHILQNVVWSNETHLLITWMNRRQNLSSIQSCSYEGQCAEVKRLEEPHGWVDISTPKCLSTGKSCIFSYFIDNWQQVWNIDLETGVNSWQSRGNFTVLSIYGYDEARDKLYYQATQPHDPSAYHVFSNDECLSCNQVDVDGQKCLSASATFSKSFSYYTLSCNGPNPYYTRIFEATTNTLVVDWEPNTAYRATLEAKQRPSYRFLNVTLADGSIGYAKLALPPNFDEDKKYPLIVVVYQGPNSVRVTNSFVVGYEAFVTTSRNTIYAYIDGRGTGNKGKDLLFSVNNNLGQHEVEDQLFVTQWMQKTLPYVDADRCGIWGWSYGGYMTAKTIENDGGNIFQCGVSVAPVTSWLYYDTIYTERYMGLPTEEDNAQKYNESSVFGNLDNFKTHDFLLIHGSGDDNVHYQHSLLLAKLLQRADIPFEEQTYTDENHGIGNALPHLYHTIDNFWINCLNLEVP; this comes from the exons ATGCATGACAAATTGCAATCTGTGGCGCTGCTGGCGTTGGCCGCCCTACTCTGCCTTGGGCCATCGGCTCAGGCAGCGGTTCTAGGTCGGGCGGCGGACGAGGAGGGCGGCGCGAACAAGACGGCGTGGGAACTAACGGAGGCCCTCTCCGGAACGTCGGGGCTTCGCAGTTTCAATGGCACCTGGATAACAG ATGAAGAGTTCTATTACACTGCCTCGGATAGATCTATCCACAAATATAATGCTGCCACCAAAACAGACTCCATCTTCCAGGCGTCTTCTTTTTTG AACAACTATGTGGGAGCCACATTCACACTGTCAGCGGATAACACTAAGATCCTGATCCGACATAACCTTACGGAGAAGTTCCGCCACTCCTACATCGCCCAGTATGATGTCTATGACATCGAAACGAACACCACGGTCCAGATCCACAAGGGCGAGAAGCTGCAGTACTGCGGATGGTCGCCCCTGAGGGATCGCCTGGCCTATGTCTACCTCAACAACGTGTACATCCATTTCAACGAGAACCTGGAGATCAGTATCACGGACGACGGCGTCGACGGAGTTGTCTACAACGGGGTGCCCGATTGGGTCTACGAAGAGGAGGTGCTCAGCAGTGGAAGCGCTATCTGGTGGTCTGCGGACGGAACCAAACTGGCGGTGGGCTTCTTTGACGACACCGAGGTGGAGACCTTCAATTACTTTATCTACGGCGATGGGGATACCACCTACTACCAATACCCGCATGAGGAGCACCTCAAGTACCCAAAGTCGGGCACCAAAAACCCTCTGGTGTCTCTGCGGGTCTACGACGTGGCTGACAATGACCCAACCATGCGGCCTATTGTGGCGCCAGTGGAAGTGGTCGGCACCGaccacatcctgcagaacgtGGTGTGGTCGAACGAAACCCACCTGCTAATCACATGGATGAATCGGCGCCAGAACCTCTCCTCCATTCAGAGCTGCAGCTACGAGGGACAATGCGCGGAGGTGAAGCGACTGGAGGAGCCGCACGGCTGGGTGGACATCAGCACACCCAAGTGCCTCTCCACGGGCAAGAGCTGCATCTTTTCGTATTTCATCGACAATTGGCAGCAGGTGTGGAACATCGACCTGGAGACGGGAGTCAATAGTTGGCAATCGCGTGGAAACTTCACGGTCTTGTCCATATATGGATATGACGAAGCGCGGGACAAACT atATTACCAGGCCACACAGCCCCATGATCCATCAGCGTACCATGTGTTCAGCAACGACGAGTGCCTCAGCTGCAACCAGGTCGACGTGGATGGTCAGAAGTGCCTGTCCGCTAGCGCCACATTCAGCAAGTCCTTCTCCTACTACACCTTGTCCTGCAATGGCCCTAATCCCTACTACACCCGCATCTTCGAGGCCACCACAAACACGCTAGTTGTGGATTGGGAGCCCAATACTGCGTACAGAGCCACTCTGGAGGCAAAACAACGTCCCAGCTACCGCTTTCTGAATGTTACCTTGGCGGATGGAAGCATTGGATACGCCAAGCTCGCCCTTCCGCCAAACTTCGACGAGGACAAGAAGTATCCCTTGATCGTGGTGGTCTACCAGGGACCCAACTCTGTGCGGGTTACAAACTCGTTTGTGGTGGGCTATGAGGCCTTTGTTACCACCTCCAGGAATACAATCTACGCGTACATCGATGGCCGTGGCACGGGAAACAAGGGAAAGGATCTGCTGTTCTCTGTGAACAATAATCTGGGACAGCACGAGGTTGAGGATCAATTGTTCGTCACTCAGTGGATGCAGAAGACCCTGCCCTATGTGGATGCGGATCGTTGCGGCATCTGGGGATGGAGCTATGGAGGCTACATGACGGCCAAGACGATCGAAAATGATGGGGGAAATATCTTCCAATGCGGAGTCTCAGTGGCTCCCGTCACTTCATGGTTGTATTACG ATACAATTTATACTGAACGTTATATGGGTCTGCCAACTGAGGAAGATAATGCCCAAAAGTATAACGAAAGCAGTGTGTTCGGAAACCTGGACAACTTTAAGACCCACGACTTCCTGTTGATTCACGGATCCGGAGACGACAATGTCCACTACCAGCACTCGTTACTGCTGGCTAAGTTACTCCAGAGGGCGGATATTCCATTCGAGGAACAG ACTTACACGGATGAGAACCATGGCATTGGCAATGCGCTGCCTCACCTGTACCACACCATCGACAACTTCTGGATCAACTGCCTTAACCTGGAGGTCCCCTAG
- the LOC6498390 gene encoding venom dipeptidyl peptidase 4 isoform X2, translated as MRVGFLVLSLLIFLFELACIYPINAKAKKRVQRPWKLREAIHRVKLFRYNGTWLSDEEFYYTASDRSIHKYNAATKTDSIFQASSFLNNYVGATFTLSADNTKILIRHNLTEKFRHSYIAQYDVYDIETNTTVQIHKGEKLQYCGWSPLRDRLAYVYLNNVYIHFNENLEISITDDGVDGVVYNGVPDWVYEEEVLSSGSAIWWSADGTKLAVGFFDDTEVETFNYFIYGDGDTTYYQYPHEEHLKYPKSGTKNPLVSLRVYDVADNDPTMRPIVAPVEVVGTDHILQNVVWSNETHLLITWMNRRQNLSSIQSCSYEGQCAEVKRLEEPHGWVDISTPKCLSTGKSCIFSYFIDNWQQVWNIDLETGVNSWQSRGNFTVLSIYGYDEARDKLYYQATQPHDPSAYHVFSNDECLSCNQVDVDGQKCLSASATFSKSFSYYTLSCNGPNPYYTRIFEATTNTLVVDWEPNTAYRATLEAKQRPSYRFLNVTLADGSIGYAKLALPPNFDEDKKYPLIVVVYQGPNSVRVTNSFVVGYEAFVTTSRNTIYAYIDGRGTGNKGKDLLFSVNNNLGQHEVEDQLFVTQWMQKTLPYVDADRCGIWGWSYGGYMTAKTIENDGGNIFQCGVSVAPVTSWLYYDTIYTERYMGLPTEEDNAQKYNESSVFGNLDNFKTHDFLLIHGSGDDNVHYQHSLLLAKLLQRADIPFEEQTYTDENHGIGNALPHLYHTIDNFWINCLNLEVP; from the exons ATGCGTGTTGGTTTTTTGGTCCTTTCGCTTTTAATCTTCCTATTCGAACTTGCCTGCATTTATCCAATAAATGCCAAGGCTAAGAAACGAGTGCAACGTCCTTGGAAACTAAGGGAAGCAATCCATCGTGTGAAATTATTTCGTTATAATGGAACATGGTTGAGTG ATGAAGAGTTCTATTACACTGCCTCGGATAGATCTATCCACAAATATAATGCTGCCACCAAAACAGACTCCATCTTCCAGGCGTCTTCTTTTTTG AACAACTATGTGGGAGCCACATTCACACTGTCAGCGGATAACACTAAGATCCTGATCCGACATAACCTTACGGAGAAGTTCCGCCACTCCTACATCGCCCAGTATGATGTCTATGACATCGAAACGAACACCACGGTCCAGATCCACAAGGGCGAGAAGCTGCAGTACTGCGGATGGTCGCCCCTGAGGGATCGCCTGGCCTATGTCTACCTCAACAACGTGTACATCCATTTCAACGAGAACCTGGAGATCAGTATCACGGACGACGGCGTCGACGGAGTTGTCTACAACGGGGTGCCCGATTGGGTCTACGAAGAGGAGGTGCTCAGCAGTGGAAGCGCTATCTGGTGGTCTGCGGACGGAACCAAACTGGCGGTGGGCTTCTTTGACGACACCGAGGTGGAGACCTTCAATTACTTTATCTACGGCGATGGGGATACCACCTACTACCAATACCCGCATGAGGAGCACCTCAAGTACCCAAAGTCGGGCACCAAAAACCCTCTGGTGTCTCTGCGGGTCTACGACGTGGCTGACAATGACCCAACCATGCGGCCTATTGTGGCGCCAGTGGAAGTGGTCGGCACCGaccacatcctgcagaacgtGGTGTGGTCGAACGAAACCCACCTGCTAATCACATGGATGAATCGGCGCCAGAACCTCTCCTCCATTCAGAGCTGCAGCTACGAGGGACAATGCGCGGAGGTGAAGCGACTGGAGGAGCCGCACGGCTGGGTGGACATCAGCACACCCAAGTGCCTCTCCACGGGCAAGAGCTGCATCTTTTCGTATTTCATCGACAATTGGCAGCAGGTGTGGAACATCGACCTGGAGACGGGAGTCAATAGTTGGCAATCGCGTGGAAACTTCACGGTCTTGTCCATATATGGATATGACGAAGCGCGGGACAAACT atATTACCAGGCCACACAGCCCCATGATCCATCAGCGTACCATGTGTTCAGCAACGACGAGTGCCTCAGCTGCAACCAGGTCGACGTGGATGGTCAGAAGTGCCTGTCCGCTAGCGCCACATTCAGCAAGTCCTTCTCCTACTACACCTTGTCCTGCAATGGCCCTAATCCCTACTACACCCGCATCTTCGAGGCCACCACAAACACGCTAGTTGTGGATTGGGAGCCCAATACTGCGTACAGAGCCACTCTGGAGGCAAAACAACGTCCCAGCTACCGCTTTCTGAATGTTACCTTGGCGGATGGAAGCATTGGATACGCCAAGCTCGCCCTTCCGCCAAACTTCGACGAGGACAAGAAGTATCCCTTGATCGTGGTGGTCTACCAGGGACCCAACTCTGTGCGGGTTACAAACTCGTTTGTGGTGGGCTATGAGGCCTTTGTTACCACCTCCAGGAATACAATCTACGCGTACATCGATGGCCGTGGCACGGGAAACAAGGGAAAGGATCTGCTGTTCTCTGTGAACAATAATCTGGGACAGCACGAGGTTGAGGATCAATTGTTCGTCACTCAGTGGATGCAGAAGACCCTGCCCTATGTGGATGCGGATCGTTGCGGCATCTGGGGATGGAGCTATGGAGGCTACATGACGGCCAAGACGATCGAAAATGATGGGGGAAATATCTTCCAATGCGGAGTCTCAGTGGCTCCCGTCACTTCATGGTTGTATTACG ATACAATTTATACTGAACGTTATATGGGTCTGCCAACTGAGGAAGATAATGCCCAAAAGTATAACGAAAGCAGTGTGTTCGGAAACCTGGACAACTTTAAGACCCACGACTTCCTGTTGATTCACGGATCCGGAGACGACAATGTCCACTACCAGCACTCGTTACTGCTGGCTAAGTTACTCCAGAGGGCGGATATTCCATTCGAGGAACAG ACTTACACGGATGAGAACCATGGCATTGGCAATGCGCTGCCTCACCTGTACCACACCATCGACAACTTCTGGATCAACTGCCTTAACCTGGAGGTCCCCTAG
- the LOC6498388 gene encoding myb-like protein AA, translating into MEYEKLALNVGTRSAAGGGSASGSATDHEIAMCGGQELLEGRAKEKARRYWTPSEEERLYEIWGRDNWRLTRTGKNTIFFGKWAEELHERYAVDVKPEEIQMKVNQTRAKFRQVKKQLQVDPSSYATRWKKYDIINRILKNLHRPKNAEPLPPEALLNNRDMTPPRDDVPSEQIQQLVQQPQQGHTLAESPAVACYNNNSNSNNGSSHNNNSSGMNFSTELFTDQYDMAVKNEYEDDDYVSMPFQEQQYSPAEPAQLLELQTPQQQQQQQQQQQQQQQQRQQQQHQQLQQHQQQQQPQFQPSYESQFQPQSTHYVNNSSQNAVTSSTINQQPITAVAYINSSNNTISVATNANGTVSVPPATSPATNANPTTAVAAAVPVPVPRKRGRPCGSVNLPPSDSLEVVYLEEVRRKNQLLSEQTKISRQRLQLEERKVELMQAFFPKCLEQQTQILNRIMQLNQP; encoded by the exons ATGGAATACGAGAAGCTGGCTCTGAACGTTGGAACTCGAAGCGCAGCCGGCGGCGGAAGTGCCAGTGGTAGCGCCACCGATCACGAAATAGCTATGTGCGGCGGGCAGGAGCTGCTGGAGGGCAGGGCGAAGGAGAAGGCTCGTCGATACTGGACGCCCAGCGAGGAGGAGCGCCTCTACGAGATCTGGGGACGCGACAACTGGAGACTGACGCGCACTGGCAAGAACACGATCTTCTTCGGCAAGTGGGCTGAGGAGTTGCACGAGCGGTATGCCGTAGACGTAAAGCCGGAGGAAATACAAATGAAGGTAAACCAGACCAGGGCCAAATTCAG GCAAGTGAAGAAACAGCTTCAGGTGGACCCCTCCAGCTACGCCACACGCTGGAAGAAGTACGATATCATAAACAGAATCCTAAAGAACCTGCACAGACCTAAGAACGCAGAGCCGCTGCCTCCAGAGGCCCTCCTCAACAATCGAGACATGACTCCTCCCCGGGACGACGTTCCCTCTGAGCAGATCCAACAACTGGTCCAGCAGCCTCAGCAAGGACATACACTTGCGGAGTCACCTGCAGTCGCTTGTTACAACaataacagcaacagcaacaatggcagcagccacaacaacaatagcagtGGGATGAACTTCAGCACGGAGCTATTTACGGATCAGTATGATATGGCTGTAAAGAATGAGTACGAGGACGACGATTATGTCTCTATGCCTTTCCAAGAGCAACAGTATTCGCCAGCTGAGCCTGCGCAGCTGCTTGAGCTCCAGACaccacagcagcaacaacagcagcagcagcaacaacagcagcagcagcaacaacgacagcagcagcaacatcagcagttgcaacaacaccagcagcaacagcaaccgcAATTTCAACCCAGCTATGAGTCGCAGTTCCAGCCACAATCTACTCACTACGTCAACAATAGCTCTCAAAACGCAGTCACTAGCTCGACCATCAACCAGCAGCCGATCACGGCTGTGGCCTACATCAATAGTAGCAATAACACAATCAGCGTTGCCACCAACGCCAACGGCACAGTGAGCGTGCCACCTGCTACATCCCCTGCCACCAATGCTAATCCCACGACTGCTGTGGCCGCCGCCGTCCCTGTGCCAGTGCCACGAAAGCGCGGTCGTCCCTGTGGATCGGTTAATCTCCCGCCCTCCGACTCGCTAGAGGTCGTCTACTTGGAGGAGGTTCGGAGGAAGAATCAGCTGCTCTCCGAGCAGACAAAGATTTCGCGTCAACGCCTACAGCTTGAGGAACGAAAGGTCGAACTAATGCAGGCATTCTTTCCCAAGTGTCTCGAGCAGCAGACACAGATCTTAAATAGGATTATGCAGTTGAATCAGCCATAA
- the LOC6497129 gene encoding uncharacterized protein LOC6497129 produces the protein MIGHKHLRLRYYTSLEEAMLVRLWREHLHDIPSYSENLPIFRDIAFGLQRVGIKLNKQEVRRRLNSYRNKYLSERSRADSNPEYKSDWRLYPLVDSLFNPRRPSTVECNSRNVVEAAAARARNDLPALPPLLYTSTAQVKFERQPDGCAFLEPLNFTPILKTEPPNVPCDLVKTEAKPTELELATAVSGYPPPSFESTIRRAPLAPANHQLAAAAVEIPATPVTANGLTEAAKRRRGRRSIMPRTGQITMAMIEVLRKENQSLEEDNNTNRLLLEQKEKQFLMIQQSVMAYLEHQEVMLSQLLPRNIKKS, from the exons atgatcgGCCACAAACACCTCCGGTTGCGTTACTACACTTCCTTGGAGGAGGCTATGCTGGTGCGACTATGGCGCGAGCACCTGCACGACATTCCCTCCTACTCGGAGAATCTGCCAATTTTTCGCGACATTGCGTTTGGACTCCAACGAGTCGGTATAAAGCTGAACAAGCAGGAGGTTCGCCGGCGCCTCAACTCCTACCGAAATAAGTATTT AAGCGAACGAAGCCGGGCAGACAGCAACCCAGAGTACAAATCGGATTGGCGCCTTTACCCATTGGTCGACAGTTTGTTCAACCCGCGGCGACCTAGCACAGTCGAGTGTAACTCGCGCAATGTTGTGGAGGCTGCCGCCGCCAGGGCACGCAATGATCTGCCTGCGTTACCGCCTCTGCTGTACACGTCGACCGCCCAGGTGAAGTTCGAACGCCAGCCCGACGGATGTGCCTTCCTGGAGCCACTGAACTTTACACCTATACTGAAAACGGAACCACCAAACGTTCCGTGCGACTTAGTCAAGACTGAAGCTAAACCTACAGAGCTGGAACTGGCCACTGCGGTGTCTGGTTATCCGCCACCATCCTTTGAAAGTACAATACGCAGAGCCCCTCTGGCGCCAGCCAACCACCAACTGGCTGCTGCAGCGGTGGAGATTCCTGCCACGCCGGTCACTGCCAACGGGCTAACAGAGGCAGCTAAAAGAAGACGGGGACGGCGCAGCATCATGCCTCGAACTGGCCAGATCACCATGGCCATGATTGAGGTCCTGCGCAAAGAGAACCAATCGCTCGAGGAGGACAACAACACGAACAGACTGCTGCTTGAACAAAAAGAGAAGCAGTTTTTGATGATACAGCAGAGCGTCATGGCCTATCTGGAGCACCAAGAGGTCATGCTCTCGCAACTATTGCCGCGTAATATTAAGAAGAGTTAA
- the LOC6498387 gene encoding uncharacterized protein LOC6498387: MPTLKLRIGLPSKRALGSICICGALASISGLAYMRWRLEDQVRQTEYYQLAIQQLRQHSGAVSLLGEPIRESGFNVSNEKNRVDGGRAQLQVTVQGSKDKGTVYFWATNSPKKGWLIERLELETQQHPNTRFLLKKPKTYTQNVSSDGNPEPQESEEATEPVPQEKIEVQVEPDASSEENADRPPPSIQNNPPQQLRQQQGQEPAPYIQTAEGGRMQ; this comes from the coding sequence ATGCCCACCCTGAAGCTGCGTATCGGGCTGCCATCGAAGCGAGCGCTAGGTAGTATCTGCATTTGCGGAGCACTGGCTTCAATATCGGGCCTGGCCTACATGCGCTGGCGCCTGGAAGACCAGGTTCGCCAGACGGAGTACTACCAGCTGGCCATCCAGCAACTGCGCCAGCATAGCGGGGCCGTGAGTCTTTTGGGGGAGCCCATCCGAGAGTCGGGATTCAATGTGTCCAACGAGAAGAACCGGGTCGATGGGGGCAGGGCGCAGCTGCAAGTGACGGTGCAGGGGTCGAAGGACAAGGGCACCGTTTACTTTTGGGCCACCAACTCCCCCAAAAAAGGATGGCTCATCGAACGCCTGGAACTCGAGACACAGCAGCACCCAAACACCAGATTTCTTCTCAAGAAACCCAAAACCTATACCCAAAACGTAAGCAGTGACGGCAACCCAGAGCCCCAGGAAAGCGAAGAGGCGACGGAGCCGGTACCGCAGGAGAAAATCGAAGTCCAGGTGGAGCCCGACGCAAGCAGCGAAGAAAATGCTGACCGTCCGCCACCCAGCATCCAGAACAATCCTCCCCAGCAGCTGCGCCAGCAACAGGGCCAGGAACCAGCCCCCTACATCCAGACAGCTGAGGGCGGCCGTATGCAGTAG